GGTTGTGACTCCGTTGAAAGATCTCTTCCTCTACGAGAACGAACAGTCGCCAAAGAAGCAGACGTATTCATCTTCTGATGAGGAGGAGGAGGAGGAAGATGAGCTAGACACGATGCCGGGAGAGATATACTGTCCATGGACGCCGGCGAGATCACCGGTGGAGATGACGTCTCCTTGTAGAAAGAGCAAATCGACAGGATCGTCTTCGACGTCGACATGGTCGAGGAGACGTTGGAGAATCAGAAACCTGCTCAAGAGAAGTCGCAGCGACGGGAAAGAAACACTCGAGTTCTTGAACACGAGCCCTGTTGACAACATAGACAAATCTTGTTCTTCTTCTCCTTGTCCGAAGAACAAGGAGACGGTGAAGACGAAGAGCAAGAAGAAGGAGAAGGAGAAAGTTTCAGTTTCAGCACATGAGAAGTTTTACTTGAGGAACAAAGCAATGAAAGAAGAAGACAAGAGAAAGTCATATCTACCGTACAAGCAAGAACTTGTCGGACTTTTCTCCAACATTCACCGACACGGCAAAGTTTCTTCTCCGTTCTGATCTGATCCGTGACAACAACTAGAGTTTTGTTTGTTTGTGTTACTATTTGTTTGTTTATTATCTTCAAAAATAATGTACTTACAAAAAGATGCGAGTTCACATTCGTTATCTAATAAAATATTATATCATAGCTTATAAAAGATGTATATTAGTATTTAATAATTTCTACGTCTTTAAATTATAAAATTTTCTTGTTTTGTACAGAGTTTCGATGAACTAAAGTTTCATCATGTTCAAACCATGTTGTATATTTTATAATTTGGGTTCAGGATTTTATGCAACTATAGTTGCAGATATTACTAAACGTGAAACTATTGTAAAAAGACGTTGCAAGTTGCGTGTTTTTTTTATTTTTATTTAAGTGTGCTTTTTTTTTCTGAACCACAATTTAAGTGTGCATTTGATGTATGGTTTGTTGAGGAAGAAAGTGGTTACAAAACACGAATGTAAATGAGGACAATAATTACATATAATTGACATAATAAATCCTACAACGACAAGTATACTTTATTTCTCTAGATTTGTTTTTTTCTTCTCCAAAGCATGAATGATAATTGGACAGTGTATCCGTAAATGCACCATCTATTTCAGTGCAAAGTTTAGACTAGGGTCGTCTACATTATGTAAATTAAATACAACCATTAAGTAGCTATGAAAGTAGTACACACTCCTAACTGGGCTACCTAAATGTTATCTACCGACTGCGAATGAATGAACAAATGATAGTTTCTTGATAAAGTAATTGTGTCTTAGACTAGACCCGCTATAGAGTATCTACTCCATTCCGTAACTATATAAGTACAGATTCCTAATTGGATTACATCGTTATCATCGTTATTAGAGATCTCTAGTGTAGAGGAGCTATCATAGACGATTTTTAAATTTTTTTGTTACAGTTGGTTTATAAGCATACTTTTAAAATATAAATATAAATGAAACGCTGGGAATATAAATAAATAAAAATCTTTGGTGTGTACTTACATCAGTTTTTGGGTTTGATTTTTCTCGGTAACTAAATTATCACTACTTTGTCAGTCTAGTTTTGGGTTTCGACCCAAATAATTTACATAGTGGACTGTAACAGATGATCGGTCCACACCTGACATTAGTCAGAAGGTATTCTAAACTCGGNNNNNNNNNNNNNNNNNNNNNNNNNNNNNNNNNNNNNNNNNNNNNNNNNNNNNNNNNNNNNNNNNNNNNNNNNNNNNNNNNNNNNNNNNNNNNNNNNNNNGTAACTCGTAAATACTACCGCCACCGGCCATTTTTTCTTAGATTTTTGTTTGAAATCTTTTTTTTCTGATTTTTTTTTCGGATTTTTTTTCTCCCGTTTGTGTGTTGTGAGGAAGAGAGTTGTGGGAAATGATATATATATAGAGAAATTTTCGAGTTGGGTAGTTGAAATATAACAACGATTTTACAAGGAATATTTTACATGGATTTTACATGGTTTTAACATATTATTTACAACGACTTTACGACGAAATTAGGTAAGTTAAAGCCCATTGAATACACGTTTTCACCTAAATATAACGGTAACATGCTTCGTTGTAATGTCATGTCGATGTAATGATTAATGTCGATGTAATGATTACGACGTATTTCTCATTCCATGTACATTCGTCGTAAACTTACATGGAGTTTACGACGAAATCAGTTCGTCGTAAATTTACATGGTGTTTACGACGAAAGTTAGATTCCTCGTAATTTCGTTGTAAAGACTATGTAAATTTACGACGAAATATTTTCGTAGTAAATGTTCGTTTTTATGGGCACGTTTTCTTGTAGTGTAAATGCATTTTTTTTAAAGCCGACCAAATCAGTCGATGGAGTTTATAAAAAAAAAGAAATCTATCTACAGTTTTACTACCTTTTGCCATTTCTAGTTTTCTACTGAGTAGCTTCCGAAAGTCCATGGAGAGACCGAACTCATGCATGCTTTTTCTAACTGACATCATTGAATCCACTTTGTGATACCAAAAGTCAACTTCTTTGTCTCTTTATATTTTGGTGAGAGATGATCTTACTGGGATTGGAAAAGTAGTTCGATAATTTACTAAATGTTATAAAAATAATAGAAAAATCTATCTTTATTTATAACATAGAAGTTTCTTATATAAAAGATTACACCATCACAGATAAATAGAAAGATTACAAATCTTAATTTCTTGGTTATGAGCCATCCACAATCTGGTTCATAACACTTCCCCTTGGATGCCATAACTATTTAGAACTTGTAATGTACTTTAATGTTGCCTCATTAAAACTTTACCAGAAAAACCTAATTGAGACAGTACAACACACATTACTCCCCTTGATTTGGACATTACTGAAGGTCCCTTGGACCTCTTCAATTTTCTGCAATCCGTGGGTGATGAAGATCTTGCGCAGAATATGCTTCGTCCTCGAATATGATAGTTGGTTCTTCTTTACCATCGGCCATGCCACAATCTGATCAAACATATTGAGTCATCGACCTTAAATACACACACGAAATCTTGGATAATGTTGCTGTGATATGCGTGTACCACCATCTGTAAAACATAACCTGTCTGAAAACAAATCAACAAAACCAAATAACCCCTCTTTGGGCTGGTTAGTATAAAATAAACCAAAATCAAAGGCTTCTTCATCGTCCTTCTTATGGACCAATCAGATCAGTGTCTAAAACAAGGCTTCTGCATCGTCCATCTCAGGACTAAATGGACTTCTTTATCGTCCACCTTTGGACTGAATGGATCAGTGTCCAAAACAAGTGATCTCACGCCCATGTACTAGATAATGGGTGAGACTGGTCCATATTAAATCTCTTGAGTACCCTTTTCTGTATATACTGTTTGATTCACAAGGATTCCATTGTTAATGTACTCAATCTGTAATCCCAAACAAAACTTTGTTTTCCAAGATCTTTCGTCTCAAACTCTTTTTTGAGATATTCAACTGTTTGAGAACTTGTATTCAGAGGTTCCTAGGATATTCAGATCATATACTTTGATGATTATCAATATTGTTCTCGAGAACTTGTTGTACTTTCAGCTCAATACCCTCTAGTACTTTCATTATCCAGTGGACCATATAAATATGCAGTCACTACATCAACTTGCTGCAAGTCTAATTTTCTCTCTTATATAGCCAGACTTAGGAGAAATAAAAAAGTAGTTGCATCCACCACATGAGAGTATGTCTCATCATAATCTATTACTGGTCTTTGTGAAAATCCTTATGCAACATCAGCTTTATATCTCACGATTTATATTCCTCACAAGACCCATTTATATCCACTGGTTTTAACATCATATGACGTCTTAATCATATGGCCAAATACACATTTCTTCCTTAAACTATTTAACCCCACGTTTCCATTCAATCCAATATGTTCTACGANNNNNNNNNNNNNNNNNNNNNNNNNNNNNNNNNNNNNNNNNNNNNNNNNNNNNNNNNNNNNNNNNNNNNNNNNNNNNNNNNNNNNNNNNNNNNNNNNNNNNNNNNNNNNNNNNNNNNNNNNNNNNNNNNNNNNNNNNNNNNNNNNNNNNNNNNNNNNNNNNNNNNNNNNNNNNNNNNNNNNNNNNNNNNNNNNNNNNNNNNNNNNNNNNNNNNNNNNNNNNNNNNNNNNNNNNNNNNNNNNNNNNNNNNNNNNNNNNNNNNNNNNNNNNNNNNNNNNNNNNNNNNNNNNNNNNNNNNNNNNNNNNNNNNNNNNNNNNNNNNNNNNNNNNNNNNNNNNNNNNNNNNNNNNNNNNNNNNNNNNNNNNNNNNNNNNNNNNNNNNNNNNNNNNNNNNNNNNNNNNNNNNNNNNNNNNNNNNNNNNNNNNNNNNNNNNNNNNNNNNNNNNNNNNNNNNNNNNNNNNNNNNNNNNNNNNNNNNNNNNNNNNNNNNNNNNNNNNNNNNNNNNNNNNNNNNNNNNNNNNNNNNNNNNNNNNNNNNNNNNNNNNNNNNNNNNNNNNNNNNNNNNNNNNNNNNNNNNNNNNNNNNNNNNNNNNNNNNNNNNNNNNNNNNNNNNNNNNNNNNNNNNNNNNNNNNNNNNNNNNNNNNNNNNNNNNNNNNNNNNNNNNNNNNNNNNNNNNNNNNNNNNNNNNNNNNNNNNNNNNNNNNNNNNNNNNNNN
This genomic interval from Brassica oleracea var. oleracea cultivar TO1000 chromosome C2, BOL, whole genome shotgun sequence contains the following:
- the LOC106322807 gene encoding uncharacterized protein LOC106322807; this translates as MEKITSTASFSPSFSTYSGDNLVKIAERVGVDHYKEKGDDSFEFATLQTVHEAASSLVFPVFDKKPEDVSPETVVTPLKDLFLYENEQSPKKQTYSSSDEEEEEEDELDTMPGEIYCPWTPARSPVEMTSPCRKSKSTGSSSTSTWSRRRWRIRNLLKRSRSDGKETLEFLNTSPVDNIDKSCSSSPCPKNKETVKTKSKKKEKEKVSVSAHEKFYLRNKAMKEEDKRKSYLPYKQELVGLFSNIHRHGKVSSPF